One Acanthopagrus latus isolate v.2019 chromosome 12, fAcaLat1.1, whole genome shotgun sequence genomic region harbors:
- the LOC119030118 gene encoding uncharacterized protein LOC119030118 isoform X1 → MATDFTQDTVLHFLQSSGGSVKNSDLLLHFRNFIRDHADRDRNRELFKKFVNSVATVQQLDGVSYVVLRRKFRGLVGGDRGSSGPLRPAEKNKQPYPENAKRSPAVRAEKPRQKPPLKEATTPAPPGDSDGNTILSAAGIVLNNNNNNNLETSFNLRQQQVIKTPEVCVRPAAGEVVSQIPEKKQVRISSLSEPPAQGQLTKVGQLRVGPGLPPEPTPVVSAIRHDGAVSQQPPVPEPLRGRQFEGALQQERPLHPQVVPHRIRHRPSYKTAVSYDEDEEEGDKVQMRPGSAGGAWPVSTPLGDIGRAMSASSPCIVDPPTPPSIVSSSSSSSERKLPKIYIHDVKGEMLPSGGSDRRLESGVGVRGQWAGPGSGPGSAPIDPMSTRCSLPSEVGHHSPSPDRTPEVLPHHDALMDHRYPQPAGVQLEPRQGLGQQLLSARGSGWNSSYGDLQARSAAEVVSQISEKKQVRISSLSEPPAQGQLTKVGQLRVGPGLPPEPTPVVSAIRHDGAVSQQPPVPEPLRGRQYEGALQQERPLHPQVVPRRIRHRPSYKTAVSYDEDEEEGDKVQMRPGSAGGAWPVSTPLGDIGRAMSASSPCIVDPPTPPSIVSSSSSSSERKLPKIYIHDVKGEMLPSGGSDRRLESGVGVRGQWAGPGSGPGSAPIDPMSTRCSLPSEVGHHSPSPDRTPEVLPHHDALMDHRYPQPAGVQLEPRQGLGQQLSSRSSILSSSSDTGFPSSDWQLSGSPRGSGWNSSYGDLQARSGKAGDGSIIQEVLHRTQRTKFESVMHHVKSKTLAPWHRSSEYLYDYQESAAHDLPRHVSTDDLYNNREGADSSEGSTFSPVQPQSPAVVRRLNSQVRSRMCRSLGADLDQILQEEARGGVEGGSEAARLNRLHLISSSLSLHYNLSSSSLSSCSTPPRCHSLADLVEGVEGKGLRRSLPAASSSSTAPHEGPSRQSLVPLESREHTWLVKGAAGAWPDIYSLFREDSSLLNRRDFISGFTVLHWIAKHGDHRALNTLWYGVEKAGLAFDINARSTCGHTPLHIAAIHGHKNIMRLLVSKFKANLKLRDTAGKKPWQYLSCTASPDVFQLLGAPPQAAWREEVGVGRVEKSLKSEQHQRRRRRHHFSSASGERPLIISGTTRVKRSSSIAAFLKHKSLRGFQGHQSDSSI, encoded by the exons ATGGCAACAGATTTCACCCAGGACACAGTGTTACATTTCCTCCAGAGCAGCGGAGGCTCGGTGAAAAACTCAGACTTGCTTCTGCACTTCAGGAATTTTATTCGGGACCATGCAGACCGAGACAGAAACCGGGAGCTCTTCAAAAAGTTTGTCAACTCTGTGGCCACCGTTCAACAGCTCGACGGCGTTTCCTACGTCGTCCTCAGGAGGAAATTCAGAGGACTTGTCGGCGGTGACCGGGGCTCCTCCGGGCCGCTGCGACCCGCAGAGAAGAACAAGCAGCCCTACCCGGAAAACGCGAAACGGAGCCCCGCTGTGAGAGCAGAGAAGCCTCGGCAGAAACCTCCGCTGAAGGAGGCGACAACACCCGCCCCGCCGGGAGACTCCGACGGGAATACAATCTTATCTGCGGCTGGGATTGtgctcaacaacaacaacaacaacaacttggAGACAAGTTTCAacctcaggcagcagcaggtaaTAAAAACACCTGAAGTTTGCGTGagacctgcagcaggtgaggTGGTGAGTCAGATCCCAGAGAAAAAGCAAGTGCGAATCTCCAGCCTGTCAGAGCCTCCTGCCCAGGGTCAGCTTACTAAAGTAGGACAGCTCAGGGTGGGTCCAGGCCTGCCTCCAGAACCCACACCTGTGGTCTCAGCCATCAGACATGACGGAGCAGTCTCCCAGCAGCCTCCAGTCCCAGAACCCCTGAGAGGGAGGCAGTTTGAAGGAGCTCTTCAACAGGAGcgtcctcttcatcctcaggtCGTCCCACACCGCATCCGACACAGACCCAGCTACAAAACTGCTGTTTCttatgatgaagatgaggaggaaggggaCAAGGTCCAGATGAGGCCGGGCTCAGCAGGAGGAGCGTGGCCCGTTAGCACTCCTCTTGGAGACATAGGGAGGGCTATGTCTGCTTCCTCGCCATGCATTGTAGACCCACCCACCCCTCCTTCAATAgtctcgtcttcctcctcttcatcagaaAGGAAGCTCCCAAAGATTTACATCCACGATGTGAAGGGAGAAATGCTGCCTTCTGGTGGTTCAGACCGGAGATTGGAGTCAGGGGTGGGGGTGAGAGGACAGTGGGCTGGACCAGGGTCGGGACCAGGATCCGCTCCAATAGATCCAATGTCCACCAGATGCAGCCTACCTTCAGAGGTAGGGCACCACTCGCCATCTCCAGACCGAACTCCAGAGGTGCTGCCTCACCATGATGCTCTCATGGACCACAGATACCCGCAGCCTGCAGGTGTCCAGCTGGAGCCCAGGCAGGGGCTGGGTCAACAGCTGTTGTCCGCCAGAGGATCAGGGTGGAACAGCAGCTACGGGGATCTACAGGCCAGATCAG cagctgaggtgGTGAGTCAGATCTCAGAGAAAAAGCAAGTGCGAATCTCCAGCCTGTCAGAGCCTCCTGCCCAGGGTCAGCTTACTAAAGTAGGACAGCTCAGGGTGGGTCCAGGCCTGCCTCCAGAACCCACACCTGTGGTCTCAGCCATCAGACATGACGGAGCAGTCTCCCAGCAGCCTCCAGTCCCAGAACCCCTGAGAGGGAGGCAGTATGAAGGAGCTCTTCAACAGGAGcgtcctcttcatcctcaggtCGTCCCACGCCGCATCCGACACAGACCCAGCTACAAAACTGCTGTCTCttatgatgaagatgaggaggaaggggaCAAGGTCCAGATGAGGCCGGGCTCAGCAGGAGGAGCGTGGCCCGTTAGCACTCCTCTTGGAGACATAGGGAGGGCTATGTCTGCTTCCTCGCCATGCATTGTAGACCCACCCACCCCTCCTTCAATAgtctcgtcttcctcctcttcatcagaaAGGAAGCTCCCAAAGATTTACATCCACGATGTGAAGGGGGAAATGCTGCCTTCTGGTGGTTCAGACCGGAGATTGGAGTCAGGGGTGGGGGTGAGAGGACAGTGGGCTGGACCAGGGTCGGGACCAGGATCCGCTCCAATAGATCCAATGTCCACCAGATGCAGCCTACCTTCAGAGGTAGGGCACCACTCACCATCTCCAGACCGAACTCCAGAGGTGCTGCCTCACCATGATGCTCTCATGGACCACAGATACCCGCAGCCTGCAGGTGTCCAGCTGGAGCCCAGGCAGGGGCTGGGTCAACAGCTGTCCAGCCGCAGcagcatcctctcctcctcatctgacACAGGCTTCCCCAGCAGCGACTGGCAGCTGTCAGGCTCCCCCAGAGGATCAGGGTGGAACAGCAGCTACGGGGATCTACAGGCCAGATCAG GTAAGGCAGGGGATGGGTCGATAATCCAGGAGGTACTCCATCGAACTCAAAGGACCAAGTTTGAGAGTGTCATGCATCATGTCAAGAGTAAAACCTTGGCGCCTTGGCATCGCTCCAGTGAATATCTGTATGACTACCAGGAATCTGCAGCTCATGATCTACCAAGACATGTCTCAACAG ATGATCTTTACAACAACCGGGAGGGTGCTGATTCGAGCGAGGGCTCCACCTTTTCACCAGTGCAGCCACAGAGCCCGGCAGTCGTTAGGCGGCTCAACAGCCAGGTCAGGAGCAGGATGTGCCGCAGCCTGGGAGCCGACCTCGACCAGATCCTCCAGGAGGAGGCAAGGGGAGGAGtagaaggaggaagtgaggcaGCTCGTCTGAACCGCCTCCACCTAATCTCCTCGTCACTCAGCCTTCACTACAACCTGTCGTCCTCCTCGCTGTCATCCTGTTCCACACCACCTCGCTGCCACAGCCTCGCTGACctggtggagggggtggagggaaAAGGACTGAGGAGGAGTCTCCCTGCTGCGTCCTCATCCTCCACTGCCCCTCATGAAGGCCCCAGTAGGCAG TCACTGGTTCCTCTGGAGTCCAGGGAGCACACCTGGCTGGTGAAGGGAGCTGCAGGTGCGTGGCCCGACATCTACTCCCTGTTCAGAGAGGACTCATCCCTGCTCAACAGACGAGATTTCATTTCTGGCTTCACTGTGCTTCACTGGATTGCCAAACACGGTGACCACAGGGCCCTCAACACTTTATG GTATGGAGTTGAAAAGGCCGGTTTGGCCTTCGACATAAATGCCAGGTCAACATGCGGCCACACGCCTCTCCACATCGCTGCTATCCATGGGCACAAGAATATAATGCGGTTGCTGGTTAGTAAGTTCAAGGCCAATTTGAAGCTGAGGGACACAGCTGGAAAGAAGCCCTGGCAGTACCTGAGTTGCACTGCGTCACCTGATGTCTTCCAGCTGCTGGGAGCTCCACCACAGGCTGCTTGGAGAGAAGAAGTCGGAGTGGGGAGAGTAGAAAAGAGCTTGAAATCAGAACAGCATCAGCGGCGGAGGCGGCGGCATCACTTCTCCTCAGCTTCTGGAGAGAGGCCACTGATCATATCAGGCACGACGAGGGTCAAAAGGTCATCGTCAATCGCTGCGTTCCTCAAACATAAATCACTGCGTGGCTTCCAAGGACATCAGTCTGATTCCTCTATTTAA
- the LOC119030118 gene encoding uncharacterized protein LOC119030118 isoform X2: MATDFTQDTVLHFLQSSGGSVKNSDLLLHFRNFIRDHADRDRNRELFKKFVNSVATVQQLDGVSYVVLRRKFRGLVGGDRGSSGPLRPAEKNKQPYPENAKRSPAVRAEKPRQKPPLKEATTPAPPGDSDGNTILSAAGIVLNNNNNNNLETSFNLRQQQVIKTPEVCVRPAAGEVVSQIPEKKQVRISSLSEPPAQGQLTKVGQLRVGPGLPPEPTPVVSAIRHDGAVSQQPPVPEPLRGRQFEGALQQERPLHPQVVPHRIRHRPSYKTAVSYDEDEEEGDKVQMRPGSAGGAWPVSTPLGDIGRAMSASSPCIVDPPTPPSIVSSSSSSSERKLPKIYIHDVKGEMLPSGGSDRRLESGVGVRGQWAGPGSGPGSAPIDPMSTRCSLPSEVGHHSPSPDRTPEVLPHHDALMDHRYPQPAGVQLEPRQGLGQQLLSARGSGWNSSYGDLQARSAEVVSQISEKKQVRISSLSEPPAQGQLTKVGQLRVGPGLPPEPTPVVSAIRHDGAVSQQPPVPEPLRGRQYEGALQQERPLHPQVVPRRIRHRPSYKTAVSYDEDEEEGDKVQMRPGSAGGAWPVSTPLGDIGRAMSASSPCIVDPPTPPSIVSSSSSSSERKLPKIYIHDVKGEMLPSGGSDRRLESGVGVRGQWAGPGSGPGSAPIDPMSTRCSLPSEVGHHSPSPDRTPEVLPHHDALMDHRYPQPAGVQLEPRQGLGQQLSSRSSILSSSSDTGFPSSDWQLSGSPRGSGWNSSYGDLQARSGKAGDGSIIQEVLHRTQRTKFESVMHHVKSKTLAPWHRSSEYLYDYQESAAHDLPRHVSTDDLYNNREGADSSEGSTFSPVQPQSPAVVRRLNSQVRSRMCRSLGADLDQILQEEARGGVEGGSEAARLNRLHLISSSLSLHYNLSSSSLSSCSTPPRCHSLADLVEGVEGKGLRRSLPAASSSSTAPHEGPSRQSLVPLESREHTWLVKGAAGAWPDIYSLFREDSSLLNRRDFISGFTVLHWIAKHGDHRALNTLWYGVEKAGLAFDINARSTCGHTPLHIAAIHGHKNIMRLLVSKFKANLKLRDTAGKKPWQYLSCTASPDVFQLLGAPPQAAWREEVGVGRVEKSLKSEQHQRRRRRHHFSSASGERPLIISGTTRVKRSSSIAAFLKHKSLRGFQGHQSDSSI, translated from the exons ATGGCAACAGATTTCACCCAGGACACAGTGTTACATTTCCTCCAGAGCAGCGGAGGCTCGGTGAAAAACTCAGACTTGCTTCTGCACTTCAGGAATTTTATTCGGGACCATGCAGACCGAGACAGAAACCGGGAGCTCTTCAAAAAGTTTGTCAACTCTGTGGCCACCGTTCAACAGCTCGACGGCGTTTCCTACGTCGTCCTCAGGAGGAAATTCAGAGGACTTGTCGGCGGTGACCGGGGCTCCTCCGGGCCGCTGCGACCCGCAGAGAAGAACAAGCAGCCCTACCCGGAAAACGCGAAACGGAGCCCCGCTGTGAGAGCAGAGAAGCCTCGGCAGAAACCTCCGCTGAAGGAGGCGACAACACCCGCCCCGCCGGGAGACTCCGACGGGAATACAATCTTATCTGCGGCTGGGATTGtgctcaacaacaacaacaacaacaacttggAGACAAGTTTCAacctcaggcagcagcaggtaaTAAAAACACCTGAAGTTTGCGTGagacctgcagcaggtgaggTGGTGAGTCAGATCCCAGAGAAAAAGCAAGTGCGAATCTCCAGCCTGTCAGAGCCTCCTGCCCAGGGTCAGCTTACTAAAGTAGGACAGCTCAGGGTGGGTCCAGGCCTGCCTCCAGAACCCACACCTGTGGTCTCAGCCATCAGACATGACGGAGCAGTCTCCCAGCAGCCTCCAGTCCCAGAACCCCTGAGAGGGAGGCAGTTTGAAGGAGCTCTTCAACAGGAGcgtcctcttcatcctcaggtCGTCCCACACCGCATCCGACACAGACCCAGCTACAAAACTGCTGTTTCttatgatgaagatgaggaggaaggggaCAAGGTCCAGATGAGGCCGGGCTCAGCAGGAGGAGCGTGGCCCGTTAGCACTCCTCTTGGAGACATAGGGAGGGCTATGTCTGCTTCCTCGCCATGCATTGTAGACCCACCCACCCCTCCTTCAATAgtctcgtcttcctcctcttcatcagaaAGGAAGCTCCCAAAGATTTACATCCACGATGTGAAGGGAGAAATGCTGCCTTCTGGTGGTTCAGACCGGAGATTGGAGTCAGGGGTGGGGGTGAGAGGACAGTGGGCTGGACCAGGGTCGGGACCAGGATCCGCTCCAATAGATCCAATGTCCACCAGATGCAGCCTACCTTCAGAGGTAGGGCACCACTCGCCATCTCCAGACCGAACTCCAGAGGTGCTGCCTCACCATGATGCTCTCATGGACCACAGATACCCGCAGCCTGCAGGTGTCCAGCTGGAGCCCAGGCAGGGGCTGGGTCAACAGCTGTTGTCCGCCAGAGGATCAGGGTGGAACAGCAGCTACGGGGATCTACAGGCCAGATCAG ctgaggtgGTGAGTCAGATCTCAGAGAAAAAGCAAGTGCGAATCTCCAGCCTGTCAGAGCCTCCTGCCCAGGGTCAGCTTACTAAAGTAGGACAGCTCAGGGTGGGTCCAGGCCTGCCTCCAGAACCCACACCTGTGGTCTCAGCCATCAGACATGACGGAGCAGTCTCCCAGCAGCCTCCAGTCCCAGAACCCCTGAGAGGGAGGCAGTATGAAGGAGCTCTTCAACAGGAGcgtcctcttcatcctcaggtCGTCCCACGCCGCATCCGACACAGACCCAGCTACAAAACTGCTGTCTCttatgatgaagatgaggaggaaggggaCAAGGTCCAGATGAGGCCGGGCTCAGCAGGAGGAGCGTGGCCCGTTAGCACTCCTCTTGGAGACATAGGGAGGGCTATGTCTGCTTCCTCGCCATGCATTGTAGACCCACCCACCCCTCCTTCAATAgtctcgtcttcctcctcttcatcagaaAGGAAGCTCCCAAAGATTTACATCCACGATGTGAAGGGGGAAATGCTGCCTTCTGGTGGTTCAGACCGGAGATTGGAGTCAGGGGTGGGGGTGAGAGGACAGTGGGCTGGACCAGGGTCGGGACCAGGATCCGCTCCAATAGATCCAATGTCCACCAGATGCAGCCTACCTTCAGAGGTAGGGCACCACTCACCATCTCCAGACCGAACTCCAGAGGTGCTGCCTCACCATGATGCTCTCATGGACCACAGATACCCGCAGCCTGCAGGTGTCCAGCTGGAGCCCAGGCAGGGGCTGGGTCAACAGCTGTCCAGCCGCAGcagcatcctctcctcctcatctgacACAGGCTTCCCCAGCAGCGACTGGCAGCTGTCAGGCTCCCCCAGAGGATCAGGGTGGAACAGCAGCTACGGGGATCTACAGGCCAGATCAG GTAAGGCAGGGGATGGGTCGATAATCCAGGAGGTACTCCATCGAACTCAAAGGACCAAGTTTGAGAGTGTCATGCATCATGTCAAGAGTAAAACCTTGGCGCCTTGGCATCGCTCCAGTGAATATCTGTATGACTACCAGGAATCTGCAGCTCATGATCTACCAAGACATGTCTCAACAG ATGATCTTTACAACAACCGGGAGGGTGCTGATTCGAGCGAGGGCTCCACCTTTTCACCAGTGCAGCCACAGAGCCCGGCAGTCGTTAGGCGGCTCAACAGCCAGGTCAGGAGCAGGATGTGCCGCAGCCTGGGAGCCGACCTCGACCAGATCCTCCAGGAGGAGGCAAGGGGAGGAGtagaaggaggaagtgaggcaGCTCGTCTGAACCGCCTCCACCTAATCTCCTCGTCACTCAGCCTTCACTACAACCTGTCGTCCTCCTCGCTGTCATCCTGTTCCACACCACCTCGCTGCCACAGCCTCGCTGACctggtggagggggtggagggaaAAGGACTGAGGAGGAGTCTCCCTGCTGCGTCCTCATCCTCCACTGCCCCTCATGAAGGCCCCAGTAGGCAG TCACTGGTTCCTCTGGAGTCCAGGGAGCACACCTGGCTGGTGAAGGGAGCTGCAGGTGCGTGGCCCGACATCTACTCCCTGTTCAGAGAGGACTCATCCCTGCTCAACAGACGAGATTTCATTTCTGGCTTCACTGTGCTTCACTGGATTGCCAAACACGGTGACCACAGGGCCCTCAACACTTTATG GTATGGAGTTGAAAAGGCCGGTTTGGCCTTCGACATAAATGCCAGGTCAACATGCGGCCACACGCCTCTCCACATCGCTGCTATCCATGGGCACAAGAATATAATGCGGTTGCTGGTTAGTAAGTTCAAGGCCAATTTGAAGCTGAGGGACACAGCTGGAAAGAAGCCCTGGCAGTACCTGAGTTGCACTGCGTCACCTGATGTCTTCCAGCTGCTGGGAGCTCCACCACAGGCTGCTTGGAGAGAAGAAGTCGGAGTGGGGAGAGTAGAAAAGAGCTTGAAATCAGAACAGCATCAGCGGCGGAGGCGGCGGCATCACTTCTCCTCAGCTTCTGGAGAGAGGCCACTGATCATATCAGGCACGACGAGGGTCAAAAGGTCATCGTCAATCGCTGCGTTCCTCAAACATAAATCACTGCGTGGCTTCCAAGGACATCAGTCTGATTCCTCTATTTAA
- the ntmt1 gene encoding N-terminal Xaa-Pro-Lys N-methyltransferase 1, translating to MGDIAENETTFYSNAEDYWKEVPPTVDGMLGGYGSISSIDINGSKAFLQKFLGEGEGKTGTSCALDCGAGIGRITKRLLLPLFNTVDLVDVTQEFLDKAKTYLGEESKRVGNYICSGLQEFVPESGRYDVIWIQWVIGHLTDNHLVEFLRRCKKALRPNGLIVIKDNVSYEGVVPDEVDSSVCRDLEILHSLAGQAGLRIVQEEQQMNFPKEIYQVHTLALR from the exons ATGGGTGACATAGCGGAAAATGAGACGACCTTCTACTCCAATGCAGAGGACTACTGGAAGGAGGTTCCCCCCACAGTGGATGGCATGCTAGGAGGCTACGGCAGCATCTCCAGCATTGATATCAATGGATCAAAGGCGTTCCTGCAGAAGTTCCTCGGT gaaggagaggggaagacGGGCACAAGCTGTGCTCTGGACTGTGGAGCAGGCATCGGGAGGATCACCAAACGtttgctgctgcctctgttcaACACCGTGGACCTGGTGGATGTGACACAGGAGTTCCTGGATAAAGCCAAGACATACCTGGGagaggagagcaagagagtGGGCAACTACATCTGCAGCGGTTTGCAGGAATTTGTACCAGAGAGTGGCCGCTATGATGTCATCTGGATCCAGTGGGTCATTG GTCACCTGACAGACAACCACCTTGTGGAGTTTCTGCGGCGCTGCAAAAAAGCTCTGCGGCCCAACGGCCTTATTGTGATAAAGGACAATGTGTCATATGAGGGTGTGGTCCCGGATGAAGTGGACAGCAGTGTCTGCCGCGACCTGGAGATTCTTCACAGTCTGGCAGGCCAAGCAGGCCTTCGCATCGTCCAAGAGGAGCAGCAAATGAATTTCCCGAAAGAGATCTACCAAGTCCACACACTGGCTCTCAGATAG